In bacterium, the genomic window AACGGGTAGAAAACCCAATACTGAGGCCTTTGCACAGTCTGGGATTGAACTTGACGAAAAGGGATTTGTTAAAATTGATGAAAACTACAGTACGAGTCTTAAAGGCGTTTATGCCATTGGGGATATAGTACCGGGTCCTCAGCTTGCTCATAAGGCTTCAAGGGAAGGCATCATGGTAGCTGAGATAATCGCAACTGGCAAACCTTCTCACAGGGCAAAATTTATTCCCTCTGTGGTTTACGGTGATCCTGAGGTGGTTAAAGTAGGATGCACTGAAGAGGAGTTGAAAGAAAGGGGAATCAATTATAGGGTTGGCAAATTTCCTTTTCAGGCCAATGGCCGTGCGCTGACTCAGGAAAGCGTGCAGGGTTTTGTAAAAATACTGGGTGATGAGAAAGATAATGTTTTGGGCTTTCACATTGTTGGACCTCATGCATCAGAGTTTGCTGGAGTTGGAGCTCTGGTTCTTGAAAATGGCTTGAGGGTAGAGGATATAGCTAAGGTCGTTTTCCCTCATCCTACACTTTCTGAGGCAATCATGGAATGTGCTGAAAATTACTATAAAAAGGCAATCCATATCATCAACCGATGATTGAGTTGATAGATTTAGGCTTCAAGCAATACAAGGATGCCTGGGATTTTCAGAAAGAATTGGTGGAGAAAAGAATTAGGGACGAAATTCCGGATACTTTACTTTTGGTTGAGCATGAACCTGTTTTTACTCTCGGAAAGAACAAAGACTGGAAAAATCTTTTATTTCCTGAGGAGTACTTAAGAAAGCTGGGGTATTCTCTTTACAAAGTAGAACGGGGAGGAGATATAACCTATCACGGTCCCGGTCAGCTGGTAGGCTATCCTATTTTTAAGCTGAACAGCGCCCTTGCTGGAGTTAAGAAGTTCGTATTTAATGTGGAAGAGGCACTAATTAGAACCCTTATTGGATATGGAATAGAGGCTTATAGACATGATGAATACACGGGGGTTTTCACACCCCAGGGAAAGATTGCATCCATTGGAATGGCCTTCAGGAAATGGGTTTCCTTTCATGGCTTTGCCCTGAATGTGAACAATAGCCTTGAACCTTTTAGATTCATAATACCCTGTGGTATTTCTCACATTCCAATGACTTCTATGGGGGAAATTCTGAAAAGGGAAATACCGATGGCGGAGCTTAAACGACGAATTTTCCAGAACTTTTGTGAGGTTTTTGGAGGCTGAGATATAACAAGTTGGTTTTGACGTTCCTCGTAATTCCAGTAAAACTTTAAAGACCGCTTGAAAGTTGAACCGTTTTGTTGAATAATTAAAACAAATGGAAAGGGGTAAATTGGAAAAAATTTTAGCCTTTGATATAGGTGGTACAAACATTAAGTATGGATTGGTTGAAAGGGGGAAGATAGTTGATAGAGGCTCCTTTCCAACCCATGCTGAAGAGGGTAAGGATTTTGTAATTGCAAAGCTGCTTGATCTGATTAATGTAAAGAAAAATGTGATTGATGGCGTTGGTCTTGCTGTTGCTGGACTTGTAGACCACGAGAAAGGTGTAGTTTATGAACCACCAAATTTGCCGGGATGGAACGAAGTCCCTATCAAGGAAATGATTGAGAGCAAGACAGGAAAACCTACTTTTGTCTTGAACGACGCCAATGCTTTTGTTCTCGGGGAGTGGCAGTTCGGAGTTGGCAAGGACGAAGCCAATGTCATTGGTATAACTCTGGGGACTGGTGTCGGCGGAGGTATAATTGCCAATAGAAAATTACTTCTGGGAAGGGTTCATTTTGCGGCTGAAATCGGTCATATGGTTATTGACCCGTCGGGACCAGTTTGTAATTGCGGTCAAAGGGGATGCTGGGAATCCTATTTGGGGAGTGCTTACTTCTCTAAAAGGGCTAAGGTGTTTTTGCAAAGATATGGAATTACCCTCGAGGAATACTCTCCAAAGGAATTAAGGGAAATAGCTGCGCAAGGTTGCGAACCAGCAAAACTACTCTGGGAAGAGTTTGGATATTATTTAGCAATCGGGCTTGTGAATCTGACTCATATCTTTGATCCAGATATTTTTGTAATAGGTGGAGGTGTGTCGAACGCCTTTGAACTCTTTATCGGAAACACTGAGAAGATTTTAGAAGAGCGGGTTATGGGCTATTCCAGACGGGAACTGAAAATCAGAAAATCCTTGCTGGGGGATGATTCAGCATTACTGGGAGCATACTATTTTGCCCATGAGGAAGGAAAGGTGTGGTAGGGTTCTGGCGGTAGATTACGGTAAAAAAAGAGTAGGACTTGCTTGGAGTGATGAAATGAGGTTAATTGTCACACCTTTGATTGCTTATGATAACGATGAAACTTTGATGCAGAAATTGGTTTCTTTGATTGTAAAAAACAACATAACGGAAATTGTCTTTGGTCTTCCCATTAGAATGAGTGGGGAGGAGGGGGAGCTTGCAGAGGAAATAAGAAGATTTGCCAATGAACTTTCCACAAAGTTTCCCAGCATCGTTATCGAGTTTTTTGATGAGAGTTTAACTTCTAAAGATGCTGAAGCCCTATTTAGGTCGAAGCACGGCAGGCCCCCTGTGGGTAAGAAAGATAAATATTTGGTTGATAGTTACTCAGCGGCAATTTTGTTAGAAGAATTTTTGAAGAAAGATGAAGCCTTTTAAAATTTTTCTTGTTACGGTGATTATCCTGTTGTTTGCAATTGGAATCTTCTATGTTGAATTTCTTTACCCCGTTAAAGGTGAGTATGAATTTCTGGTTTCTAAAAAGGTTCCTGCCTCGGTAGTGGCTAAATCTCTGGAAAGGCAGGGTTTTATAAGAAGTTCTTTTAGTTTCCTTGTCTTATCGCGTATCACTGGTTGGGACAAGAAGATCAAGGCGGGAAAGTATAAACTTTCCCGACCTCTCCCAAACTTTAGACTCTTATATGCTATGGTTTACAATGGACTGTATATGCTTGAATATCCTGTGACGGTTAAAGAAGGTTCTACAATTGAGGATATTGCCGAGGCTCTTGCTACAATTGAAGTTGATACCACTGAATTTCTTAGGCTTACAAGGGACCCAAGTTTCATCGAATACTTAAAGGAATACTTCCCTAAGCTTGATGCTAAGGAGACTCTTGAAGGTTATCTTTACCCCGAAACCTATAAATTTTACTGGGCTGAAGACCCAAGGCAGGTTATTTTTAAGATGGTATCTCAGCTTTTTGCAGTTATTCCTGATTCTTTTTATGATAGGATGAAGGAACTTAAATTTACCCTGAATAAAACTCTGATTCTTGCGTCAATTATTGAAAAAGAGGCGCAGGTTGATTTTGAGAGACCTCTTATCTCCGCAGTGTTTCACAACCGTTTAAGGCTTCGCCGTCCCCTGGAGTCAAATGTAACTTTGGAATACTATTTAAAACAACGCAGAGCGTGGTTAAAAGGGAGTGAAACCAAATTGGAAACACCTTACAATACATATAAGTATCCAGGATTGCCGCCTACTCCTATATGTTCGCCCTCCATAAAATCAATTACTGCTGCGCTTTATCCTG contains:
- the lipB gene encoding lipoyl(octanoyl) transferase LipB, with translation MIELIDLGFKQYKDAWDFQKELVEKRIRDEIPDTLLLVEHEPVFTLGKNKDWKNLLFPEEYLRKLGYSLYKVERGGDITYHGPGQLVGYPIFKLNSALAGVKKFVFNVEEALIRTLIGYGIEAYRHDEYTGVFTPQGKIASIGMAFRKWVSFHGFALNVNNSLEPFRFIIPCGISHIPMTSMGEILKREIPMAELKRRIFQNFCEVFGG
- the mltG gene encoding endolytic transglycosylase MltG, which encodes MKPFKIFLVTVIILLFAIGIFYVEFLYPVKGEYEFLVSKKVPASVVAKSLERQGFIRSSFSFLVLSRITGWDKKIKAGKYKLSRPLPNFRLLYAMVYNGLYMLEYPVTVKEGSTIEDIAEALATIEVDTTEFLRLTRDPSFIEYLKEYFPKLDAKETLEGYLYPETYKFYWAEDPRQVIFKMVSQLFAVIPDSFYDRMKELKFTLNKTLILASIIEKEAQVDFERPLISAVFHNRLRLRRPLESNVTLEYYLKQRRAWLKGSETKLETPYNTYKYPGLPPTPICSPSIKSITAALYPAKVNYLYFVAKGDGTHYFSRTYAEHRLYSMKVRRLFKEKN
- a CDS encoding ROK family protein, with the translated sequence MERGKLEKILAFDIGGTNIKYGLVERGKIVDRGSFPTHAEEGKDFVIAKLLDLINVKKNVIDGVGLAVAGLVDHEKGVVYEPPNLPGWNEVPIKEMIESKTGKPTFVLNDANAFVLGEWQFGVGKDEANVIGITLGTGVGGGIIANRKLLLGRVHFAAEIGHMVIDPSGPVCNCGQRGCWESYLGSAYFSKRAKVFLQRYGITLEEYSPKELREIAAQGCEPAKLLWEEFGYYLAIGLVNLTHIFDPDIFVIGGGVSNAFELFIGNTEKILEERVMGYSRRELKIRKSLLGDDSALLGAYYFAHEEGKVW
- the ruvX gene encoding Holliday junction resolvase RuvX: MRKERCGRVLAVDYGKKRVGLAWSDEMRLIVTPLIAYDNDETLMQKLVSLIVKNNITEIVFGLPIRMSGEEGELAEEIRRFANELSTKFPSIVIEFFDESLTSKDAEALFRSKHGRPPVGKKDKYLVDSYSAAILLEEFLKKDEAF